GCGTTCGATGGCACGGTGAGCGTCACATCTCCGGTGTGGTTTGCAATCCGGATATCGCCCAGCGGCAGCCCCGTGGTTACGCTGATGTCGCCATCGTTATCCTGAATATTCAGGCCTCCGGTGATGCCCGTCAGGTCCATGTCCTTGGCATGCGCGGCGATGGTAATGGGACCGCTCGCCTGCTGAATGCCGAGGTCACCGGAATCGAGCGTCAGTGAGCCGAGCAGGTGAGGCACGGTAATCTGGGTGCGGCTGGAGCGGAACTGCACCTGGCCACCAATCTGCTCCAGATGGGTGTCGCCAAAGAACTCGCCGTTGATACTCGCTCCCCCTTGCACCTTCGAAAGGGTCACATCTCCGCCTCGACCGCTCATACTGACGCTGCCCTGCACATTCTGCGCAGAGAAGTCTCCATGCTGCATCTGCACATGCACATCCGAGCCGATATCCTGCACCCGGACGTCGCCGTGATTCGCAGTGATGTCGGCATTGGACTTGAGACCCTCCACGGTCACGTCGCCATGGTCGCCGCGAATAATGGCTGAGGATTGCGGTGGCAGCTCGACCGTGAGGTCATCGCTGAGGTTGTCGCGCGAAGGAACCACGATATTCGCACCCGTAGCGGTGGGCTCGATCTGAGGCTTGGTATCTGCAAAGAGCTGATTGGCGCTGGCTTGCGATCCGATATGGGCGACCTGATGGCCGGACAGATGTATCTGCCCATCGGTAGATGCCGTCACGATGACATCTCCGTTGGGGTTCTCGATATTCACGACAGGCGTCATACCGGCGCCCACTGTCAGCGGATGCGAGAGCTGCAGATCGTTGCTGTATTCCGGCCCGAGAGAGCCCCAGAAGTTATTCCAGTTGCCCTGTTGCCAGCCCCAGTGATTGAAGCCATTCGATCCCCATCCGATCAGGGCCAGCAGAACAACCAGGCCCACAACGCCGCCCAGTCCGCGACTGCCTGCGCAGGGGTTGTTGCGATCCACGAAATACTCGATCAGCAGCAACACGCCGATGGCAATCAGCAGCACCGGCCACCAATGTCCCCACCAGTTCCAGAACATGTCGGCGGGCAGCTTGCCCGTCTCGATCAGCAGAGCGATGACACCCACGCCAACCAGCACCAACGGGCGCACGATGGAGGAACTGCATCCGCGTGTCTGGTAGCGCCAGTAAGCACGCTGCGCCTTGGCCTGGGCACGAGCCTGGCGATAAGCCGATTTCGGGTCGTAGGGAGGTGTGGTTGCCATGGCTTACCGGCTCCTGTCTTCCGGACCGATGCCCGGAATTACGGGTGTGATCGCGGTTCCCGGCGATGCCGGAGGCGCGGGAGGCACACCTCCGACGGGGGGATAGTAGCCGCCCATCGGGGGCGCTTGCATCCGCGACAGCGCTGCGCGCTCTGCCAATTGGAAGATGCCAATCACGATCAGATAGAGCGGCCAGCTTTTGCCGAAAGAAAGCACATGGTACTGGTCCAGAAGAGCCGTGATGCCAAAGGTGATCAGAAGCGCGGGCCCCTTCAAGCGCCGCAACAGCAGATACTGATTCATTGGCCGCCTCCCGTCCTGCGGGCAACGCCGCGTGAGCGGCTGATCAGCATCCAGATGCCGACACCGATGATCAGCAGCGGCCAGCCCCGCCCAATCCAGTCAAACTGCAACAGTCCCAGCGTATTAAAGAGGAAAAGCATGCCCAGCCCGATGAGAACAATGGCCCCGATCGGCTCACGGCGCGCGCGCTGCAGGTCCGGCGGAGGCACAGGAACACCGGCATTTATCGAAGGATCGACGGGAACTCCCGGATCCACTGGAGTGTACGGCGGTGCATAGGGCGGATAGGCTCCGTAAGGGGGAACGGCTTCCTCCGCTGCGGCCGCTGGTGGCGGAGGTGGCGCATAAAAGGGATCGTATGGCACCGCGCCGGGAGGCACGGAACCGGGGGCTGGCTGGCCCGTCGCCGGATTCACCGGCACATAAGGCACAGCATTGTGCAGCCCAAGACGATTGCCCAGGTCGTTCAGCCCGAATGGGTCAGGAACCGGCAGCCCGAAGCGGCGCGCGCGTGCCGTATGGTAGGCGTCAAACACCTGGTAAAAGAACCACGCAGCGATGAAGATGCCAAAGATGTCATGAGAGTTCGCCAGGCCGACCAGCACGACAAAGACCAGTACATGCACAATGGCTTTGACATACTGGCCGTTGTACATGGCTCCCACACCGGGAATGATTCCGAGCAGGGCTGCCAGTCCTGGATTGGGCGCACCCGGCATCTGAGGGATAGCGGGCCCCGTGGCGGCTGCGCCTGGAGCCGCACTTACGCCCAGCTTTTCCGCCAGGCACTGTTCGCAATAAACGTTGCTGGAGACTGGCCGGACACAGGCGGCGCAGAGTGCCTTGCCGCAGTTCTGGCAGTAGGCAGCAACAGGTTGATCCGGGTGATTCGTGCAGTTCATGCCCAGTTCCTTTCTGCCTCTTGTTGGCTTGCCATGAGTCCTGTACCGGACTTCTTCTCGTTCTCCACGCGGCTGGTCTGATCAGACGAAGCCGCCGTTGAAGCCTTCTCCTGCGCCCACTGGCGAGCATTGGGCTGTGCCGGAACATCGTTTTTCGCACCGCCGCCCTTGCCCTTCTTCGCGCCGCCCTGCCGCGCCGCATTGCGCTGCAGGTCGCGAAGCTGCGAATCCATTTCATAAATAAACCGCAGATTCTCGTATGTATGTACCACTTTTTGTTTGGTGCCGTAGAAGCTGCTCACCACGGTGCGCTGCATGTTTGAGAAAGACAGATCGCGCAGGCGCATGCTGCCGGGATGCACTCCGAGCAGGTTGAGGGTGAGCGTGATGGAGAAGAAGGCCATCGCCAGCGTCATCAGCAGACGCGTCTCCTGAAAGCCGCGCCGCATCGAGAGATGCCACACCGCCACCGCACCTGTCGCTGGAACCGGAACGGCACCTGCCGGATGCGCGCCGAGCCCAGCAGGACTCTTGGTCTGATCCAGAATTTTACCCAGCAGCCCGGGCGGCACAAACGGATCTTCATGCAGGAACTGGAGCCACTCGCGTCCCTGGCTGGCGCGCGCCAGCAACTCCCCACAAGCAGGGCATTGGGCGGCATGGGCGACAAACGGGGCCTCGAGCTCAGGAGCCAGCGTTCCGTCCAAACGCTCCGTCAGCCAGGCTTCCCAGTCCTCGCAGCGGACTTCGCCTGCCTTCCGCGTCTCGAATGGATTATGTTCCGCCATGACTAAACCACCTGTCCTTTACTACGTTCCAGCACGCGGGCCAGTTCCGCGCGGCCGCGGCTGATCCGGCTCTTCACGGTACCTTCGGGCACCCGCAGAATCTGCGCGATCTCCTTGTAATCCAGATCCTGCAGATCCCGCAGAATAACCGCTTCCCTCAACTCGGGAGAAATCTTGACCAGTGCCTCCTGTACCAGCTTTTCCAACTGTCTTTGCACCGCGCGGTCGTGAGGATCGGGTCCGGGCTGGGCCAGCCGCTGCGTCAACGGCAGATCGTCGGCTTCATCCCACCCCTCATCCATAGATGACGTAGCACGCTGCTGTTTGGACCGCCGGAAGTGATCCACCAGCAGATTCCTCGTCAGCGTTGTGATCCAGGTCTGAAAACTGCCCCGCTCCGTATCAAACGAGCGCAGATTGCCGTAGACCTTCAGAAACACGTCCTGCGTGAGATCTTCAGCGTCGCTCGATGAGCCCGTAAAGCGGTAGCAGAGCGCATACACGCGCCGGTGATGCGTCTGCACCAGTTCGGTCCAGGCACCGGAGTCACCATCCATGCACCGTTGCACGACCAGATGCATGGAGGCGTCAGTCGATTTTGCATCTGGGGCTGGTTGGGGCATGGCCTCGGACGCTCGCTCCGGATGTCCAGCCTCGCGGCCCGGACGGCTGTGAGACTGCGCGGCTCTGGACCCGTCCGGCCCAAAGCTCATGCTCCGCAAATCCCAGGTCAACGCGCTCATGGAGCCATATACGCGCATGGCTCTCAATTCGTTCCACGAGCCGGATTCGCGCTGACCCGGCCCGAAGTCTGCCTGTCATTTTCGCAGGACGGGGCTTTTGATGAAAAGAAAAAGCGCTTCCCCCTAAGGAAAAAGCGCCATCGTGGAATCAACAAGATACAGAGTTTGCAGGAGTCTCCTAATTCTGCTCCGGCATGAAGTCCGGCGCGACGGGGTTTTCATATAGCGAATAATCGCGCGTCACCACTGTCAGGCCGCTGGGAGTCACAAAATGATTTTTGCGATCCTCTTCCGGGTCAAAGCCGATCACTGTGCCCTCAGGCAAATGCACATCGCGATCAATGATCGCCCGGCGGATGCGGCAATGCCGCCCGATATTCACATGCGAAAAGATGATGCTGGAGTCCACCTCAGAATAGGAATTCACACGCACGTCCTGCGAAAGCACACTGTTGCGCATGGCCGCGCCGGAGATGATGCATCCGGCCGAAACAATTGAGTTCACTGCCGAACCCGTTCGCCCAGGCTCGCCAAAGACGAATTTGGCCGGAGGGTACTGGCGCACGCGCGTACGAATCGGCCAACTCTTGTCATAGAGGTTGAAGATGGGCGAGACGGAGGCTACATCCATATTCGCATCGTAAAAAGCATCGAGCGTGCCCACGTCGCGCCAATAGAGCGCCTCCTGCTTGTTCTCATCGACGAAGTTGTAGGCGTAGATCTTGTAGCGCTCAAGGATGTTGGGCAGGATGTTGTGCCCAAAATCATGCTTGGAGTGCGGGTCTTCCGCGTCGCGCATCAAGGCAGGCAACAGCACGTCGGTATTGAAGAGATAAATGCCCATGGAGGCGTCGACCATCGACGGGTTCCAGGGGGAACGCAGATGCGTGGACTTGGGTTTCTCCACAAAGCCCTGCACCTCGCCGCTGCGAGCCACATCGACGACTCCGAAGCGCGATACCTCATCGGGGCGAATCTGCAGCGTCGCCAGCGTCACGTCTGCGCCTGAGGCGTTGTGCTGCTCGAGCATCTTGCCGTAATCCATCTTGTAAATGTGATCGCCCGACAGGATGAGCACATGCTTCGGCTGCTCGGAACCGATGGAATAGATGTTCTGGTAAACAGCGTCAGCGGTGCCCATGTACCAGTTGGCGCTCACGCGCTGCATGGGCGGCAAAATCTCAATGAACTCCCCGAGTTCCTGAGCAACCACGGTCGACCAGCCCTCGCGAATATGCCGGTTGAGTGAAAGAGCCTTGTATTGAGTGAGGATGTAGACCCGGTGCAGGCCCGAGTTGATGCAGTTGGAAAGCGTGATATCGATGATGCGATACTGGCCGCCGAACGGCACTGCCGGCTTTGCGCGATCCCGCGTGAGTGGAAACAAACGTTCGCCCGCGCCGCCCGCCAGCAGGACTCCCAAAGTGTCTTTCATAACCGCGCGCCATCCTCTCGTCTTATGGAATCGCTTCGGCCTTCCCGGGGATGGACCGCGCAAAGACGATTGCCAAAACTCCACAACTCAAACCCGCCGAATGCTACCACAGGCACATCACAGCCAAATGCTACGCCGGGAGCAAGCACTACGTCTCGCCGTTCTCTCCCTCGACAGCGATTCGCAGCGATTTGAGGAAGTGAACATCCTGCGCGGTGAACGCGCCCTTCTGCTCGCCGTCTTCTTCGTCCTGCTCGCCTGCTGTTTCTTCAGATGCAAGTTCATTCAGCCCGATGGTTGCCTCCAGCATGAGCAGCACATCAAAGCCGTGATTGCGAATCTCCTGCACAACTCCGGCAATCAGCTCGGACTCTGCGACGCTTTCGTGAATAGCCTCTCCCAGGCGCTCGATGAGCTTGCGTATGGTTTGATCCAAGTGAAACCTCTCCTTCAGCCGCCGCTCTTCCGGGCAGTTCCAGAATCCGATGGCCCTAACATACTCCTACTTGGGATGACGCAGTTACGCAAACGGCTTCGATTACACTGCTAAACTTTTGGCATGGAACCGAAGCGGGTCGGACGCACGGTCGGAATAGGCACGCGCGTCGCAGCCCGGCTGCTGCGCGAGAAAGCCGCCCGGGCGGCGACCGACTCCGCCGCCCGGGCCGAGAAAAATATCCCGGTCTATGCCGATCGCGGCCGGCGGCTGGGGGAAGGCTCCCGGCGGTTCGGACGATCCGTCTGGAAGCCATTCGCAACAGCCTCCCGCGTGCTATGGCTGGAGGTAACAGGCCTCTTCTTTGCAATTTTTACGGTCTTCTTCGGTTCGAATACCTGGCGCTTCCGCGCCGGCTGGGAGCCGGGGCCCCAGCATCGGGAGTTTGTGCTCTATGCGATCTGCACGGCGATCTTTCTGTACTTTACGGTGAGTTCATTTGTGCGGGCTGGCCGCCATAAAAAGGGCTGACAGCGCACTCGCCTCCCTTATCCGTGTGCGACCACTGCTCGCCTTGCTACACTGCTCAGTTCCCCATGACCGATCAGAATAAGCAGGATAAAGCCGTCTACACCCCCGCCGATCTGGAGGCGCTGGGATTTGATCCCGAAACCGATCTGGGATTTCCCGGCGAATACCCCTTCACGCGCGGCATTCAGCCCACCATGTATCGCGGCCGCCTGTGGACCATGCGCCAGTACGCCGGCATGGGGGATGCCGAGGAGAGCAATCGCCGCTACAAGTTTCTGCTGGCGAATGGCACGGCTGGGCTCTCGGTTGCCTTCGACCTGCCGACACAAATCGGCTACGACTCCGACGACCCAATGTCGATGGGTGAGGTCGGCAAAGTCGGCGTGGCCATCGATTCCCTGGAAGACATGGAGCGGCTCTTCGACGGCATTCCGCTCGACAAAATCTCCACCTCTATGACGATCAATGCGACGGCCAGCATCCTGCTGGCGCTCTATGTCGCGGCCGCCA
The DNA window shown above is from Acidobacterium capsulatum ATCC 51196 and carries:
- a CDS encoding B-box zinc finger protein, with protein sequence MNCTNHPDQPVAAYCQNCGKALCAACVRPVSSNVYCEQCLAEKLGVSAAPGAAATGPAIPQMPGAPNPGLAALLGIIPGVGAMYNGQYVKAIVHVLVFVVLVGLANSHDIFGIFIAAWFFYQVFDAYHTARARRFGLPVPDPFGLNDLGNRLGLHNAVPYVPVNPATGQPAPGSVPPGAVPYDPFYAPPPPPAAAAEEAVPPYGAYPPYAPPYTPVDPGVPVDPSINAGVPVPPPDLQRARREPIGAIVLIGLGMLFLFNTLGLLQFDWIGRGWPLLIIGVGIWMLISRSRGVARRTGGGQ
- a CDS encoding anti-sigma factor family protein; the encoded protein is MAEHNPFETRKAGEVRCEDWEAWLTERLDGTLAPELEAPFVAHAAQCPACGELLARASQGREWLQFLHEDPFVPPGLLGKILDQTKSPAGLGAHPAGAVPVPATGAVAVWHLSMRRGFQETRLLMTLAMAFFSITLTLNLLGVHPGSMRLRDLSFSNMQRTVVSSFYGTKQKVVHTYENLRFIYEMDSQLRDLQRNAARQGGAKKGKGGGAKNDVPAQPNARQWAQEKASTAASSDQTSRVENEKKSGTGLMASQQEAERNWA
- the glgC gene encoding glucose-1-phosphate adenylyltransferase, yielding MRGPSPGRPKRFHKTRGWRAVMKDTLGVLLAGGAGERLFPLTRDRAKPAVPFGGQYRIIDITLSNCINSGLHRVYILTQYKALSLNRHIREGWSTVVAQELGEFIEILPPMQRVSANWYMGTADAVYQNIYSIGSEQPKHVLILSGDHIYKMDYGKMLEQHNASGADVTLATLQIRPDEVSRFGVVDVARSGEVQGFVEKPKSTHLRSPWNPSMVDASMGIYLFNTDVLLPALMRDAEDPHSKHDFGHNILPNILERYKIYAYNFVDENKQEALYWRDVGTLDAFYDANMDVASVSPIFNLYDKSWPIRTRVRQYPPAKFVFGEPGRTGSAVNSIVSAGCIISGAAMRNSVLSQDVRVNSYSEVDSSIIFSHVNIGRHCRIRRAIIDRDVHLPEGTVIGFDPEEDRKNHFVTPSGLTVVTRDYSLYENPVAPDFMPEQN
- a CDS encoding RNA polymerase sigma factor — protein: MPQPAPDAKSTDASMHLVVQRCMDGDSGAWTELVQTHHRRVYALCYRFTGSSSDAEDLTQDVFLKVYGNLRSFDTERGSFQTWITTLTRNLLVDHFRRSKQQRATSSMDEGWDEADDLPLTQRLAQPGPDPHDRAVQRQLEKLVQEALVKISPELREAVILRDLQDLDYKEIAQILRVPEGTVKSRISRGRAELARVLERSKGQVV
- a CDS encoding DUF4097 family beta strand repeat-containing protein, which translates into the protein MATTPPYDPKSAYRQARAQAKAQRAYWRYQTRGCSSSIVRPLVLVGVGVIALLIETGKLPADMFWNWWGHWWPVLLIAIGVLLLIEYFVDRNNPCAGSRGLGGVVGLVVLLALIGWGSNGFNHWGWQQGNWNNFWGSLGPEYSNDLQLSHPLTVGAGMTPVVNIENPNGDVIVTASTDGQIHLSGHQVAHIGSQASANQLFADTKPQIEPTATGANIVVPSRDNLSDDLTVELPPQSSAIIRGDHGDVTVEGLKSNADITANHGDVRVQDIGSDVHVQMQHGDFSAQNVQGSVSMSGRGGDVTLSKVQGGASINGEFFGDTHLEQIGGQVQFRSSRTQITVPHLLGSLTLDSGDLGIQQASGPITIAAHAKDMDLTGITGGLNIQDNDGDISVTTGLPLGDIRIANHTGDVTLTVPSNANFNFSGTTSQDESLHTNFSLPVVTQNGQQTAQGKVGSGGATVDISTTHGSLELNKGDAAVPMAPGAASHSKAPHFKSKGHVQSTLE
- a CDS encoding LiaI-LiaF-like domain-containing protein, producing MNQYLLLRRLKGPALLITFGITALLDQYHVLSFGKSWPLYLIVIGIFQLAERAALSRMQAPPMGGYYPPVGGVPPAPPASPGTAITPVIPGIGPEDRSR